From the genome of Corallococcus macrosporus DSM 14697:
CTTGACCCGGCTCGACGAAGGATGAACGCCCGCGCCCTCGCCATCACCGTCCTCGCGCGCGTCCGCGCGACGGACGCCTACCTCAACGTCGTGCTGGACACGCAGTTGTCCGAATCGCCGCCGAAGGACCCGCGCGACGCGGCGCTCGTCACCGAGCTGGCCTACGGCGCCACCCGGCGGCAGCTCGCGCTGGACTACGCCATTGCCCGCTTCGCGGACCGCAAGCTGGACGCGCTGGAGGACAAGGTGCTGGCGGCGCTCCGCATTGGCGCCTATCAAATCTTCCACACCCGCGTGCCCGCGCGCGCCGCGGTGGCGGAGACGGTGCAGGCCCTGAAGGAAGTGGGGCTGACGCGCGCGGCGGGCTTCACCAACGCCATCCTCCGCAAGCTGGCGGACCTGCCCGCGCCGCCGCTGCCCCCGGCGTCCGACGTGGCGCTCCACCTGTCCGTGCGGGAGAGCCACCCCCAGTGGCTGGTGGAGCGCTGGCTGCGCCAGTTCGGCCGCGAGCGCGCCGAGGCCATGCTGGTGGCCGACAATCAGGCCCCGGCGGTGGTGGTGCGCGCCAACACCGCGAAGGTGACGCGCGACGCGCTGCTCACCCAGCTCCAGGAGATGGGCGTGGACGCCAAGGCGACCACCGTGTCGCCGGTGGGCATCACCCTGCCGCCGGTGGGCCGGGTGGAGGACGTGTACGGCTACGCGGAGGGGCTGTGGCAGGTGCAGGACGAGGCCGCGCAGCTCGTGGGCGTCTACGGGGCGATTCCGGAGACGGCGCGCGTGCTGGACGCGTGCGCCGCGCCGGGCGGCAAGTCCTGTCACCAGGCGCAGTCCCATGACGTCGTCGCGGTGGACCTGCACGCGCACAAGCTGCGGAAGATCGAGGCGGAGGCGAAGCGCCTGGGCCTGCAGCCGCGCCTGAAGGCCTACGCGCACGACGCCGCGGAGCCCTTCCCTGAAGCGTGGGGCGAGTTCCACGCGTTCCTGGTGGACGCGCCGTGCTCGGGGCTGGGCACGCTGCGCCGCCACCCGGAGCTGCGCTACCGCCGCAAGGAGGAGGACATCTCCCGGCTGGCCACGCTCCAGCGGCGCATCCTGGAGAACTGCCAGGAGGCGGTGCCGGCCGGCGGGCTGCTCGTCTACGCGGTGTGCACCATGGAGCCGCAGGAGGGGCAGGACCAGGTGGAGATGTTCCTGCGCAGCCACCCGGAGTGGACGGCCGAGCCGCCCGTGCTGCCCGGCCTCAAGCTGCCGCTGTCCCAGGCGTACCTGCGCACGCTGCCGGGGCCGGAGGGCTTCGACGGGTTCTTCGCCGCGCGCCTCCGGAAGCTCTACTGACGGGCGCTCAGGCCTCGTCGGAGGTCGGCAGGTTGGCGGCGGCCTTGAACGCCTCCAGCACCGCGGCGGACGCGCGGTCCAGGTACTTGCCCTTGCGGATGAGCAGGCCAATGGGGCGCGACACGGGCCCCTCCGCGAAGGGCTTGGCCACCAGCGAGCCGCCCTTCACCTCGCCCATGGCCGTGGCCATGGGGAGGATGGCCACGCCCAGGCCCATCTCCACCGCCCGCTTGATGGTCTCCACGTTGTCCATCTCCATCACCGGGTTGATGTCGATGTTCTTCTCGCGGAAGAGCCGGTCCAGCGCCTTGCGCGTGGGCGCCTCGCGGTCGAACGCGATGAAGGGCACGCCCGACAGCGCGGTGAGGCTCACCTTCTGCTTCGTGGCGAAGGAGTGGCCCGGCGCGCAGACGACGGCCAGCTTGTCGTCGCGGAAGGACAGGATGTCCACGCCCGCGCGGGGCTGCGGGTAGGCGACGATGCCAATCTCCGCCGCGCCCAGGATGACGTCGTCGTACACCTGGTCGTTGCGCCGGTAGTTCAGGCGCATGTTCACCTTGGGGTGCGACTTGAGGAGCTGCTTCTGCACCGCGTTCAGCTCGTGCAGCCCCACCGAGTAGATGGTGGAGACCGTGGTGGTGCCCGCCACCTCGGTGGCCTGCTCGCGAATCTCCTGCTCCACCTCGGAGAAGCGGGCGAGGATCTCCTTGCACCCGCGGAACAGCCGCTCCCCGGCCGGCGTCGGCGTCACCTGACGCGCGCTGCGCGACAGGAGCTTCTGCTCATACCGGTTCTCCAGCGCGCGAATCTGCTGGCTCACCGCCGATTGCGTGACGTGGTTGAGCTGCGCGGCGCGGGAGAACGAACCGGTCTCGACCACGTCGCAGAACATCTTCAAGGATTCGAGCTGCATAAGTCCGTCTCCTACCCCCAAACCCAATGATTAGGCCAGTGTTAATTAGAATGCCTTTCCTTCGCGGGCAAAGTACCTAACCCGCCAGGGCTCCCTCCGGCCGCTCATCGGACGACAGGGGGATTGCGGCCAGGGCTCAGGAGCCCTCGGGCCCCTCGGGCGGGGCGGGCGGGCGCGGGCGGAACAGGACGAAGAGGGAGGCGGCGAGCGCGGTCAGGGCACCCCCGCCGAGCGTCTGCACGCGCCCCACCTCCCGGGTGGCGTCCGTCAAGAGCTGGCATTCAGGGCTGGAGAGGCCGTCACAGCCCGGGGCGATGAAGCTGTTCTTCAGGCCCACGGCGAGCAGGCCCAGGCCGCCGAGCAGCAGGCCGCCCAAGAGGCCCGTCGCCGCCGAGCGTCCCAGGGACGAGCGCTGAGGGGGGGAGGGCTCCGGAGGGGCGGGCATGCGGGCAGCTATAGCCGCGAGGGCGGGGCGGGCTCAACCGGGGGCGTGGCGGGCGCGTATGCTGGCGGGCATGCGAATCCTCTACGGTGTCGTCGGCGAAGGCATGGGCCATGCGACGCGCTCCCGCGTCCTCCTCGAGGAGCTCACGAAGGAGCACGAGGTCCACATCGTCGTCTCCGGCCGCGCCCAGGACTACCTGGCCAAACGCTTCCAGAACGTGCACGGCATCTGGGGGCTGACGCTCGCGTACGAGGGCAACTCGGTGAAGAAGTGGCAGACGGTGCTGCAGAACCTCACGGGCGCCGTGAAGGGCTGGCCGCAGAACATCCGCCAGTACTTCGAGCTGGTGGACGAATTCCGCCCGGACGTGGTGGTGAGCGACTTCGAGTCCTTCAGCTACATGTTCGCCCGCAACCACCGGCTGCCCGTCATCAGCGTGGACAACATGCAGGTCATCAACCGGTGCAAGCACGAGCCGGCGCTGCTGGCGGGCCACGAGGACGGCTTCGAGACGTCGCGCGCCATCGTGAAGGCGAAGCTGCCGGGGGCCTTCCACTACCTCGTCACCACGTTCTTCTACCCGGAGCTCCGCAAGCGGCGCACCACGCTGGCCCCGTCGATCCTGCGCCCCGAAATCATCGAAGCGAAGTCCGAGCCCGGCGAGCACCTGCTCGTGTACCAGACGGCGACGACGAACACGGCGCTGCCGGACATCCTCAAGGCCGCGGGCATCCCCTGCCGCGTGTACGGGCTGCGCCGGGACCTCACCGAGGACCTGGTGGACGGCAACCTCACGTACCGGCCCTTCAGCGAGCAGGGCTTCATCGATGACTTGCGCACCGCGCGCGGCGTGGTGGCCAGCGGCGGCTACACGCTGATGAGCGAGGCGGTGTACCTGCGCAAGCCGGTGCTCAGCGTGCCGCTGGTGGGCCAGTTCGAGCAGGTCATCAACGCGCTGTACCTGGAGCAGCTCGGCTACGGCATGTACGTGAAGGCGCTGACGGTGGACGCGCTGAAGGAGTTCCTCACGCGCGTGCCCCGCTGCCAGCAGGCGCTCCAGGGCTATGAGCAGGACGGCAACACGCGGATGCTGGCCGCCCTGCGCGAGCAGCTGGCCCTGGCCTACGAGCACCGGGGCCACTGGGCCATGGAGATGGCGCGGGACTGACGCCCGCGAGCCGCTGTCAGTGCAGCGGCACCTCCGTCTCGTTGTTGCGCTCGGCCGCGCGGCGCGTCAGCTCCGTGAGCCAGGACTGCGTCAGCGGCGTCTCGCTCTGGCTGCCGGTGTAGCGGTCCTGGCTGCTGTCCTGGGGCATGAAGTGGTTGACCCAGGCGGTGAGGGTGGCCGTCAGGCCTGGCGCCAGCGCGCGGCCCACGGCGGCCAGCTTCGCCGGCGCGCCCAGCAGCGCCTCGGCGTCGCCCCGCCGGCACGCGGCCAGGATTTTTCGCGCGGACTGCTCGGCGCTCAGCGAGGTGACGGGCAGCGAGTCTCCGGTGGAGAACCACGCGTACTCCGCCTCGTGGTTGCCCTTGAAGTACGCGTTGCGCGGGCTGCCGGTGCGCATCAGCCCCGGACACACCGTGGTGACCAGGATGCCGTCCTGGCGCAGCTCCGCGCGGAGGCCGTCCGACAGGCCCACCAGCGCGAACTTGCTGGCCGAGTACGGCAGGAGGTGGGGGATGCTCACCTTGCCGCCCACGGAGGCGATGTTGACGATGCGCCCCTGTCCGCGCCGCTTCATCTCCGGCAGCACGGCCAGGGTGGTGTACAGCGGCGCCCACAGGTGCGTGTCCACGGCCTCCTGGAAGTCCTCCAGCGTCATGGACTCCAGCGGCCCCACCTGGATGACGCCGGCGTTGTTGACGAGCACGTCCACCGCGCCCCAGCGCTCGTGGATGGCGGAGACCATGGCCTCCACCTGCACCGGGTCTCGCACGTCACAGGGGATGGCGAAGACCTCGCCGCCAGCGCGCTCCAGCTCCTCGCGGGCCCGCTCCAGCGTCAGCTCGTCGCGGCCACAGATGGCCACCCGGGCCTCCTCCTTGACGAACTGCCGCGCCAGCACCAGGCCCAGGCCGCGGGAGCCGCCGGTGATGAGGACGGTGCGGTCCTTGAACTGGAAGCGGGAGCGGAGGATGCGGCGCAGCCCCAGCGCCGCGCCGATGCCGGCCGCGGCCACGGTGCCGAGCGAGAAGCGGGACGAGTCAGAATCCTTGCGGCGAGTCGCCATGGTGGGCTCCTGGTTCAGAGGGCGGGGGAGGGGGCCGCGGCGCCGGCCTGGACGAAGCGCTCCAGCACCTGCCGGACGTGGCGGGACGCGTTCCGCCCGGAGAAGTGGTGGCGCAGGCGGCCAGCGTCCGCGTCGAACACCAGCCACGCGGGCGTGTCCGCCACGTCGTAGGCCCGCGCCATGGAGCCGTCATCCACGGCGATGGGGTGGTAGAGCCCGTGCCTGCGCGCGAAGGCCTCCACCGCGTTGGTGTCCCGCAGCTCCTTGGCGGAGTGGGTGACGTCCACGCTGATGACCTTCAGCCCGCGCGGCGCGAACTCCGCGATGAGGCGCTTCACCGCGTCGATGTCCTCGTCACCGCCGCGCTGCTTGACGGAGAAGAAGTGGAGGAGGACGGGGAGCTCATCCAGCTCCGAGACATGGACGGGCGTGTTGATCCACCCGCCGTCCGGGTCCAACAGGGTGATGGGAATGTCGAGCGTGGGCATGGAGGGCTCCAGCGGGGCCAGGGGTTCGGGAAAGGACGCGACTCAAGCTAGGCACGCGTGGCCGCTCCCGGGCGGCGCTGGACGGCAGGCCGCGAAGCAGGCAGACACTCACGGCATGCGCATCCCCGACTTCAAGCTGGAGCGGTACTTCGCGCGCTGGGAGTTCGCGGCGCCGTACCTGCTGTGTTCCTCGGACATCGAGGGCTGGCGGATGGCGGACCTGCTGGCGCTCGCCGGCCCGGACGAGCAGGCCCGCTGGGAGGGGCTGACGCTGGGCTACACCGAATCCACGGGCCTGCCCGCGCTGCGCGAGGAGCTTGCCGCGCTCTACCCGGGGCTGTCCCCGGACCAGGTGCTCACCTTCGCCGGCGCCGAGGAGGCGCTCTTCGTGCTGGTCAACGTGCTGCTGGGCCCGGGCGACCACGCCATCGTCACCTGGCCGGGCTACCAGTCCCTGCACGAGGTGGCGCGCGCCACCGGCGCGGACGTGACGCTGCTGCGCCTGCGCGAGGAGGACGGCTGGGCGCTGGATTTGGACGCGCTGCGCCGCGAGCTGAAGCCCCAGACGCGGCTGCTGGTGGTGAACTTCCCCCACAACCCCACGGGCGCGCTGCTGGAGCGCGCCACCTTCGACGCGCTGTGCGAGCTGGCGCGCGAG
Proteins encoded in this window:
- the rsmB gene encoding 16S rRNA (cytosine(967)-C(5))-methyltransferase RsmB is translated as MNARALAITVLARVRATDAYLNVVLDTQLSESPPKDPRDAALVTELAYGATRRQLALDYAIARFADRKLDALEDKVLAALRIGAYQIFHTRVPARAAVAETVQALKEVGLTRAAGFTNAILRKLADLPAPPLPPASDVALHLSVRESHPQWLVERWLRQFGRERAEAMLVADNQAPAVVVRANTAKVTRDALLTQLQEMGVDAKATTVSPVGITLPPVGRVEDVYGYAEGLWQVQDEAAQLVGVYGAIPETARVLDACAAPGGKSCHQAQSHDVVAVDLHAHKLRKIEAEAKRLGLQPRLKAYAHDAAEPFPEAWGEFHAFLVDAPCSGLGTLRRHPELRYRRKEEDISRLATLQRRILENCQEAVPAGGLLVYAVCTMEPQEGQDQVEMFLRSHPEWTAEPPVLPGLKLPLSQAYLRTLPGPEGFDGFFAARLRKLY
- a CDS encoding LysR family transcriptional regulator codes for the protein MQLESLKMFCDVVETGSFSRAAQLNHVTQSAVSQQIRALENRYEQKLLSRSARQVTPTPAGERLFRGCKEILARFSEVEQEIREQATEVAGTTTVSTIYSVGLHELNAVQKQLLKSHPKVNMRLNYRRNDQVYDDVILGAAEIGIVAYPQPRAGVDILSFRDDKLAVVCAPGHSFATKQKVSLTALSGVPFIAFDREAPTRKALDRLFREKNIDINPVMEMDNVETIKRAVEMGLGVAILPMATAMGEVKGGSLVAKPFAEGPVSRPIGLLIRKGKYLDRASAAVLEAFKAAANLPTSDEA
- a CDS encoding MJ1255/VC2487 family glycosyltransferase, with product MRILYGVVGEGMGHATRSRVLLEELTKEHEVHIVVSGRAQDYLAKRFQNVHGIWGLTLAYEGNSVKKWQTVLQNLTGAVKGWPQNIRQYFELVDEFRPDVVVSDFESFSYMFARNHRLPVISVDNMQVINRCKHEPALLAGHEDGFETSRAIVKAKLPGAFHYLVTTFFYPELRKRRTTLAPSILRPEIIEAKSEPGEHLLVYQTATTNTALPDILKAAGIPCRVYGLRRDLTEDLVDGNLTYRPFSEQGFIDDLRTARGVVASGGYTLMSEAVYLRKPVLSVPLVGQFEQVINALYLEQLGYGMYVKALTVDALKEFLTRVPRCQQALQGYEQDGNTRMLAALREQLALAYEHRGHWAMEMARD
- a CDS encoding SDR family NAD(P)-dependent oxidoreductase codes for the protein MATRRKDSDSSRFSLGTVAAAGIGAALGLRRILRSRFQFKDRTVLITGGSRGLGLVLARQFVKEEARVAICGRDELTLERAREELERAGGEVFAIPCDVRDPVQVEAMVSAIHERWGAVDVLVNNAGVIQVGPLESMTLEDFQEAVDTHLWAPLYTTLAVLPEMKRRGQGRIVNIASVGGKVSIPHLLPYSASKFALVGLSDGLRAELRQDGILVTTVCPGLMRTGSPRNAYFKGNHEAEYAWFSTGDSLPVTSLSAEQSARKILAACRRGDAEALLGAPAKLAAVGRALAPGLTATLTAWVNHFMPQDSSQDRYTGSQSETPLTQSWLTELTRRAAERNNETEVPLH
- a CDS encoding peroxiredoxin family protein, with the translated sequence MPTLDIPITLLDPDGGWINTPVHVSELDELPVLLHFFSVKQRGGDEDIDAVKRLIAEFAPRGLKVISVDVTHSAKELRDTNAVEAFARRHGLYHPIAVDDGSMARAYDVADTPAWLVFDADAGRLRHHFSGRNASRHVRQVLERFVQAGAAAPSPAL